In the Methylophilus sp. 5 genome, one interval contains:
- a CDS encoding mechanosensitive ion channel family protein, producing MMDNDINILWKEIVQDLSTVSALWQLFVFGVILAVSGLLNWHLRKQIAAGKVNTVYKMLLGGIERLFFPFVAFLMLVIARYSLEGYMHVGLLRLAARMLLAMVIIRSLVYVLRYVFSPSAWLHSFERVIAWSVWVVVALHISGFLDPALQVLEDVTFSVGKQKLNLLLLIQGGLTIVITMLVALWLSRMIELRLMASESINSNWRVIMVKLVRMVAIVIALLMSMAAVGIDVTMLSVFGGALGVGLGFGLQKIASNYVSGFIILMDKSLHMGDVVTIHGHYGIVKELRSRYMLLRKQDGTEIIIPNEMMITDAVINHTSAAHKAKVPIPIQISYESDLDLAIKLLKDIGTAHQRTIKDDTAVDVTIKAFAESGIDLLLSLWVLNPEEATAKLQSEIYYEIWQRFKANNIQIPYPQRDVRVISVPAASAAI from the coding sequence ATGATGGATAACGATATTAATATTCTCTGGAAAGAAATTGTTCAAGACCTGAGCACAGTCTCTGCCTTGTGGCAGCTGTTTGTGTTCGGTGTGATTCTGGCGGTGAGCGGTTTGCTCAATTGGCACCTGCGCAAGCAAATTGCGGCAGGCAAAGTCAACACCGTTTATAAGATGCTGTTGGGCGGCATCGAGCGTTTGTTTTTCCCGTTCGTGGCATTTTTAATGCTGGTGATTGCGCGCTATTCGCTGGAAGGCTACATGCATGTTGGCCTGTTGCGACTCGCTGCGCGAATGTTGCTAGCAATGGTGATTATTCGTAGCCTGGTATACGTGTTGCGTTACGTGTTTTCGCCCAGTGCCTGGTTGCACTCGTTTGAGCGTGTGATTGCCTGGAGTGTTTGGGTGGTGGTGGCATTGCATATCAGCGGATTTTTGGATCCGGCCTTGCAGGTTCTTGAAGATGTGACGTTCAGTGTTGGTAAGCAAAAATTAAACCTGTTGTTGCTGATTCAAGGCGGGCTGACCATTGTGATCACCATGCTGGTCGCCTTGTGGTTAAGTCGAATGATAGAGCTGCGGCTGATGGCTTCGGAGAGTATAAATAGCAACTGGCGTGTCATTATGGTCAAGCTGGTGCGCATGGTTGCTATCGTGATTGCCTTGCTGATGTCGATGGCCGCGGTGGGGATTGATGTGACGATGCTGTCAGTCTTTGGCGGCGCGCTTGGCGTCGGCTTGGGTTTTGGCTTGCAGAAAATTGCCAGTAATTATGTCAGCGGTTTTATTATCCTGATGGATAAGTCACTGCATATGGGGGATGTCGTCACTATTCATGGCCACTATGGCATTGTGAAAGAGTTGCGCTCACGCTATATGCTGCTGCGTAAGCAGGATGGTACTGAAATTATTATTCCAAATGAAATGATGATCACAGATGCCGTGATCAATCATACCTCCGCTGCGCATAAGGCCAAGGTTCCTATTCCGATTCAGATTTCATATGAAAGCGATCTGGATCTGGCCATCAAGTTGTTAAAAGACATTGGCACCGCGCATCAGCGTACGATTAAAGACGATACTGCGGTGGATGTGACTATCAAGGCGTTTGCGGAGAGTGGCATTGATTTGCTGCTATCGCTATGGGTGCTTAATCCGGAGGAGGCGACGGCCAAACTGCAAAGTGAGATCTACTATGAGATCTGGCAGCGTTTTAAAGCGAATAATATCCAGATTCCATACCCACAGCGCGACGTGAGGGTGATCTCGGTACCAGCGGCTTCTGCAGCGATTTAA
- the rpmG gene encoding 50S ribosomal protein L33, with protein MREKIKLESSAGTGHFYTTTKNKRTMPEKMEIKKFDPVARKHVMYKETKLK; from the coding sequence ATGCGTGAAAAAATCAAATTAGAGTCTAGTGCTGGTACAGGTCATTTCTATACCACCACAAAAAACAAACGTACTATGCCAGAGAAAATGGAGATCAAGAAATTTGACCCAGTTGCTCGTAAGCATGTCATGTACAAAGAAACTAAATTGAAATAA
- the rpmB gene encoding 50S ribosomal protein L28, producing the protein MARVCQVTGKKPMVGNNVSHAQNKTRRRFLPNLQNRKFWVESENRWVSLRITNAALRTIDKNGIDAVLADLRAAGEKI; encoded by the coding sequence ATGGCACGTGTATGTCAGGTAACCGGTAAAAAACCAATGGTGGGTAACAATGTTTCTCACGCACAAAACAAAACAAGACGTCGTTTCTTGCCTAACTTGCAAAACCGTAAGTTTTGGGTTGAGAGCGAAAACCGCTGGGTAAGCCTGCGCATTACCAACGCTGCTTTGCGTACGATCGACAAAAACGGTATCGACGCTGTGTTGGCTGATTTGCGTGCTGCTGGCGAAAAAATCTAA
- the dut gene encoding dUTP diphosphatase: MSITVDLKILDPRLHHMMPNYATPGSAGLDLRACIEHTQTIQPGETIMIPTGMAIHIDNAYYAAMILPRSGLGHKHGIVLGNLVGLIDSDYQGQLLVSCWNRSKEAFILNPMERVAQMVIVPVVQADFHIVDEFTSSERGEGGFGSTGKH; the protein is encoded by the coding sequence ATGATGCCTAACTATGCAACGCCAGGCTCAGCCGGGCTGGATTTGCGGGCTTGCATTGAGCACACACAAACCATACAACCGGGAGAGACCATCATGATCCCTACCGGCATGGCGATTCATATCGACAATGCTTATTATGCCGCCATGATTTTGCCGCGCTCGGGTCTGGGTCATAAACATGGTATTGTGCTGGGCAATCTGGTCGGGCTAATTGATTCAGATTACCAAGGGCAGCTACTGGTGTCGTGCTGGAACCGCAGTAAAGAAGCGTTTATTTTGAACCCGATGGAACGTGTGGCGCAGATGGTCATTGTGCCTGTGGTACAGGCGGACTTTCATATTGTGGACGAATTCACCAGCAGCGAACGCGGTGAAGGTGGCTTTGGCAGCACAGGCAAGCACTAA